The Deinococcus multiflagellatus genome contains the following window.
TCAAGAGCCTGTCGGTGGGCACCACCGAGCACCCTGGCGTCTCGCGCATGACCATTGTGGTCAGCGGGGACCGGGGCGTGGTGGAACAGGCCATGCGGCAGCTGGAAAAGCTGCACGACGTCGTAAAAATCATTGACCACAGCCTGGAAAAATACGTGGACCGCGAACTGGTGCTCGTCAAGGTGGCGATCAACCCCGAAACGCGCGTGGAGGTGCGCCAGATCGCCGAGGACTTCCGCAGCCGCATCGTGGACGTGGGCCGCCACGCCCTGACCTTCGAGGTGACCGGCGACGAGGGCAAGATCACGGCCTTCATTGAGCAGCTGCGCCCGTTCGGCATTCTGGAAACCATGCGCACCGGCCGCATTGCCCTGACGCGCGGCAGCAACGCCGATATTCCGGCCCACGTCTACCACCCCGGCGAAACCCAGACCCTCCAGCCTGTCCTGTCCGCCGAACCCCGCGAGGAACGGGCGCGCGAAGTACCAAATCTGTTTTAGAGGATGGTTGATGGTCGAGAGGTGATGGAAAAAGCCCGTCACCATCAACCTTCAACCATCAACGGTCAACCTGCTCTAGCCCACAATCCCACCCAGCTCACGTTCTATAGGAGAATCCCCCAATGGCTGCGAAGATGTACTACGACCGCGACGTGTCCACCGCCCCCATCGAAGACAAGCTGATTGCGATCATCGGCTACGGCTCGCAGGCGCATGCGCACGCCCAGAACCTGCGCGACAGTGGGTTAAACGTGGTGGTGGGCCTGCGCGAAGGCAGCGCCAGCCGCGCCAAGGCCGAGCAGGCGGGCCTGCGCGTGGCGAGCATTGAAGATGCCACCCGGGAAGCCGACGTGATCATGCTCTTGATCCCCGACGAGCAGCAGCCCAAGGTGTACGCGCAGAGCATCGCCCCCCACCTCGCGGACGGCAAGGCGCTGGCGTTTGGGCACGGCTTCAACATTCACTTTGGCCGGATCACGCCGTCCGCCGGGGTGGACGTGTTTCTGGTGGCCCCCAAGGGCCCTGGTCACATGCTGCGCCGCGTCTACGCCGACGGTGCGGGCATGCCCGGTATCTTCGCCGTGCATCAGGACGCCACCGGGCAGGCGCGCGAGATCGCCCTGGCGTACGCCCGGGGCATTGGCTGCACCCGCGCGGGCGTGCTGGAAACCACCTTCAAGGAAGAAACCGAAACCGACCTGTTCGGGGAGCAGAGCGTGCTGTGCGGGGGCGTCACCCACCTGATTCAGGCGGGCTTCGAGACGCTGGTGGAAGCCGGCTACCAGCCCGAAATCGCGTATTTCGAGACGCTGCACGAGGTCAAGCTGATCGTGGACCTGATTTACGAGAAGGGCTTTGGCGGCATGCGCCACTCCATCTCCAACACCGCCGAGTTTGGCGACTACGTGACCGGTCCGCGTATCATCACCGCCGAGACGAAGGCAGAAATGGGCCGCGTGCTGGCCGACATTCAGCAGGGCAAGTTTGCTGAGCGCTTCATTGCCGACGCCGAAGCGGGCTTTCCCTTCATGGAGGAGCAGCGCGGCAAGATGCGCGATCACACCCTGGAGGTCGTGGGCCAGGACCTGCGCGACAAGATGCCCTTTATCAGCAAAAAGGCGCTGGAAGTTTAAGCCGCTCCGCCCTGGCCGGCCCCCGCCCGCTGTGGCTGGGGCCGCATTCTTTATGCTGGGCCCACATGGTCGAACTCTCGGTGAACGCGGCGCGGGCCCATGTGGGGGCCCACGAGTGGCGCAAGGGGCAGCCCTACGTGGCGGGCTTGACGGCCCTGAGCGCCCAGCCGGACGGCGACACGGTGACCCTGAGTGGGATTGCCCGGGGCCAGGAGCGCTACCGCGTGCAGGCCACCGTGCGCGCCGGAGCGGTCGAGGCCGCCCACTGTTCCTGCCCGGTGGGCGGGGGGGGCGGCTGCAAGCATGTGGCCGCGCTGCTGGCCCGCGCCGCCGGGGCGCCAGAGGACTTCGAGGCATGGCCGGATCTGGACGCCACGCTGGCCGCCCTGAGCGCCGACGACCTGCGCGCCCTGGTCCGCCGGCTGCTGCGCCGCGAACCGGACCTGACGCGGCTGGTGGTGGCGGGCGGCTCCGGCGCGGGACTGGCCGGGCAACTGCAGGCCGCCTTTGCCGAGATCGCCTATGACCCCGAGGAGGACTGGGAAGGCGAGGGCCCTGACCTGAGCGACGTGTGGCCGCTGGCCGAGGAGTTGAGCCGCCTGGGCGAGACCCCCGGTGCCAACCCCCAGGCCGTGCTGAACGCGGCGGTGGCCCTGCTGGACGGCGCCGCCGAGTTGCAGGACGAGGACTACGGCGTGGAACTGCACGACCTCGCCGCCCCGGCCCGCAGCGCCCTGCTGCGGCTGCTGGCCCGTGAACTGGCTGAGGACGTGCGCTCGTCCGCCCACGACGCGCTGCACGAGGCCGCCGCCGAATTCGGCTGGGGCGCTGCCGAGATTGCGCAGGAGGGGCAGGCGGACCTGTTCGCCGCGCTGCCCCCCGAGGACCGCGCCCTGAGCCTGGGGTTCCTGCACGGCCTGCTGGACGCCGAGGGCCGGGCCTACCGCCGCCAGGAACTGGCGCGGACCCTGGGGGTGCTGGGCCAGCTGGGCGCGGGCGAAGTCACCCCCGAAGCCGAGGTGACCCTGGCCCGCGCCGCTGGCGACCTGGAAGGGCTGGTGCGCCTGTTGCTGGCCCAGGGCTGCGTGCCGGAAGCGGTGGCGGCGCTAGGCGAGGGGCCGCGCCCCGTTCCGCCGCAGCAGGTGGAAGCCCCGTTCCGTGAATTCGGCCTGCTGGACGCGCTGGAAGCCCACGCCCGCGCCAACCTCCGGGTGTACGGCGCTAGGGCGTGGCTCTACGGACACTTCCGCGAGACCGGCCGCGACGCCGACGCCCATACCCTGGCCCTGGACGCTGTGCTGCACGGCACCGGCGACCACCCCGATTTCACCGCGTCCTTTCTGCCGCGCGATCTGGACTGGCTGGCGGCCCTGAAAGCGGTCAGCCCCGACTGGCCCGCCGACCGCGAAACGCTGATGGATCACTGGGCCCAGCAGCGTCTGAACCTGGGGTGCCTCGTGCTGTTTCTGCTGCAAGAAGGCCTGGGCGAGCGGGCCCTGCCTGTCTTCAGGCGACACAAGGCCGATCCGCTGCGGGTGCTGGGGCCCCATCTCGCCACGCGCCTGGCCCTGGCGCTGCCGGCGGCCGAGGCCAAACCGCTGCTGCTGCAGGCCGCCGCTGCCCACATTCAGGGCCGGGGGCGCAAGCACTATGCGGACGCCGCCGGGGCCCTGCGCTCGGCCGCGCCGCTGCTGGGCCACGAGGAAGTGCGCTCGGCAGCCCGCCTGTTCGTGCAGGAATACCCCACCCTGCGCGCGCTGAAAGAGGAACTGACCCGTGCGGGGCTGCTCTAGGCGGGTCCCCCTAACGCACGTTTGCATTAGACAACCTGCGCGGCGCTGGCCGGGGCCCCCTTACGCTGGGCCTATGTTCGCGTTTGGCCTGCTTCTTGGCGTTCCTCCGGTGGAGTGAACGGCCAGACAGATGCGGCCAGCCCCCGGAGGACACCCCTCCGGGGGTTTTCGCTTGCCCACTTTGCCCACAGGAGCCCTGCCCATGACCCAGCCCCAACCCGCCCGCATCCGTATTTTCGACACCACCCTGCGCGACGGCGAGCAGTCGCCCGGCGTGGCGCTGAACCACGCGCAGAAACTGGAAATTGCCCACCAGCTGGCCCGCATGGGCGTGGACGTGATCGAGGCCGGGTTTCCCATCGCCAGCCCCGGTGACCTGGAAGGTGTGTCGCGCATTGCCCGCGAGGTCCGGGGCCCAGTGATTGCCGGCCTGGCCCGCGCGAACCGCGCCGACATTGAAGCGGCGGCCAAGGCGGTGGAGGCCGCCGAAAAGGCCCGTATTCACACCTTCATCGCCACCAGCCCCATTCACATGGCCAAGAAACTGAACCTGGAGCCAGACGCCGTGGTGGAGCGCGCCGTGCAGGCGGTGCAATATGCCCGCACCTTCGTGGACGATGTGGAATTCAGCGCCGAAGACGCCACCCGCAGCGACCCCGAGTTTCTGATTCGCATTTTCCAGGCAGCGGTGGAGGCCGGGGCCACCACCATCAACATCCCCGACACCGTGGGCTACACCACCCCCGATGAGATTCGCACGCTGTTCGCCCGGATTCGCGCCGCGCTGCCTGGGCACATCATCCTGAGCGCCCACTGCCACGACGATCTGGGGCTGGCGGTGGCGAACTCCATTGCAGCGGCTGAAGGCGGCGCCCGCCAGATCGAATGCACGGTGAACGGCATTGGCGAGCGCGCCGGCAACGCCAGCCTGGAAGAACTGGTGATGGCCTTTCATACCCGCAGGGACCATTACGGCCTGGAGACTGGCATCCGCACCCGCGAGCTGTACCGCGCCAGCCGGCTGGTC
Protein-coding sequences here:
- the ilvN gene encoding acetolactate synthase small subunit; this encodes MTPEQPTPDHLLSILVRDEPRVLTRITALFGRRGYNIKSLSVGTTEHPGVSRMTIVVSGDRGVVEQAMRQLEKLHDVVKIIDHSLEKYVDRELVLVKVAINPETRVEVRQIAEDFRSRIVDVGRHALTFEVTGDEGKITAFIEQLRPFGILETMRTGRIALTRGSNADIPAHVYHPGETQTLQPVLSAEPREERAREVPNLF
- a CDS encoding 2-isopropylmalate synthase codes for the protein MTQPQPARIRIFDTTLRDGEQSPGVALNHAQKLEIAHQLARMGVDVIEAGFPIASPGDLEGVSRIAREVRGPVIAGLARANRADIEAAAKAVEAAEKARIHTFIATSPIHMAKKLNLEPDAVVERAVQAVQYARTFVDDVEFSAEDATRSDPEFLIRIFQAAVEAGATTINIPDTVGYTTPDEIRTLFARIRAALPGHIILSAHCHDDLGLAVANSIAAAEGGARQIECTVNGIGERAGNASLEELVMAFHTRRDHYGLETGIRTRELYRASRLVSRLSGMPVQPNKAVVGDNAFAHESGIHQDGVLKARETYEIMNAELVGREAAVLVMGKHSGRAAFRKALTDLGYADLPDDKVQHLFARFKDLADRKGQIYADDLRALVEARSDIPQTFTLEGFQITSGMNMTPVAFVRLQTPDGPVDATAHGDGPVEAAIQAINRITQITPELETYRIQAVTGGGDALGEVSIGARYGETSLHGTGVATDVVEASARAWLRVINQVVAGMGKTRSITQTTP
- the ilvC gene encoding ketol-acid reductoisomerase; the encoded protein is MAAKMYYDRDVSTAPIEDKLIAIIGYGSQAHAHAQNLRDSGLNVVVGLREGSASRAKAEQAGLRVASIEDATREADVIMLLIPDEQQPKVYAQSIAPHLADGKALAFGHGFNIHFGRITPSAGVDVFLVAPKGPGHMLRRVYADGAGMPGIFAVHQDATGQAREIALAYARGIGCTRAGVLETTFKEETETDLFGEQSVLCGGVTHLIQAGFETLVEAGYQPEIAYFETLHEVKLIVDLIYEKGFGGMRHSISNTAEFGDYVTGPRIITAETKAEMGRVLADIQQGKFAERFIADAEAGFPFMEEQRGKMRDHTLEVVGQDLRDKMPFISKKALEV
- a CDS encoding SWIM zinc finger family protein, producing the protein MVELSVNAARAHVGAHEWRKGQPYVAGLTALSAQPDGDTVTLSGIARGQERYRVQATVRAGAVEAAHCSCPVGGGGGCKHVAALLARAAGAPEDFEAWPDLDATLAALSADDLRALVRRLLRREPDLTRLVVAGGSGAGLAGQLQAAFAEIAYDPEEDWEGEGPDLSDVWPLAEELSRLGETPGANPQAVLNAAVALLDGAAELQDEDYGVELHDLAAPARSALLRLLARELAEDVRSSAHDALHEAAAEFGWGAAEIAQEGQADLFAALPPEDRALSLGFLHGLLDAEGRAYRRQELARTLGVLGQLGAGEVTPEAEVTLARAAGDLEGLVRLLLAQGCVPEAVAALGEGPRPVPPQQVEAPFREFGLLDALEAHARANLRVYGARAWLYGHFRETGRDADAHTLALDAVLHGTGDHPDFTASFLPRDLDWLAALKAVSPDWPADRETLMDHWAQQRLNLGCLVLFLLQEGLGERALPVFRRHKADPLRVLGPHLATRLALALPAAEAKPLLLQAAAAHIQGRGRKHYADAAGALRSAAPLLGHEEVRSAARLFVQEYPTLRALKEELTRAGLL